ctccccatatctcttacctccgtgttgagtgctctaaggcccttaccctccttcgggtcttgtcccatacttcttggggggcagataggcgcactctccttgctttacattcctctctcgtcctgtctaagctcgattatggttgccctgcttactcgtctgcttctccttctactcttcgccgtcttgatgctttgcaccatactgggttgcgcctcagttctggtgcctttcgttcgactcccatccttagcttgtatgttgacactggcttcctgtctctccaggaccgccgtgatcgctactgtcttcgctatcttgcgcggtccttacaacatcgttcctctcgcctctgtcgtgctttaacttttacccctcctgcggttcctgttccacttcaccagctccctctttctgtccggttatctcgcctccaggattctctttccgttcgtatttctaatgtttctcctcgtgttattccttctttgcccccgtggagagtccctcttccgcggttttgtacttccttgacccgtatcactaaagcttttacccctcctacggttctaaaacgccttttccttgagcacttttcttttcactcccgctccgtttttgtcttcaccgatgggtctaagtctgcggacggtgttggctactctgttgtttttcctgattgcacttatatgtgtcgcttgcctccggagactagcatctttacagcggaactttatgctattctctatgctcttcgtctcctgctttctcgttgtcagtcttcctttgtagttgttgttgactctcgtagtgccctcatggctctcgggttctttaatccggttcatccagtagttgtcgagatccagcattggctgtttcttgttcacagtaaatttaagtcggttgagttttgttgggttcccagccatattggtatgtctttaaatgagcatgtggatgctgccgccaaggaagctgtccgctcttgtcccatatctcgtaaaggcattccgtattccgacttttacccggttatccattcctccgtccttacccgttggcaggcttcttggttgtctgttactggtaacaagctacgtactcttaatgttgtgtttcctcgtggccgtcctccttccaccgcaaccggcggtgggaaacagctctggcaaggttgcgtattggccatactcgcttaacccatggtcacttgatggagcgccgccctgctccttattgtcctagttgcattgtccctgttacggtcgtgcatgtctttcttgaatgtcctgacttccaggacgagcgtgtgtcttgctttccgaccgcccctcgcggtcacctgtccctcaatagaattcttggtgactcagatacttttgatatcgttcgtcttatgtgtttttgttctcgtattggcatccttggtgatatttagcgccctctgattattttgcgcatttgatggtgctacatagccttcccagtttggtgccttctattgataattacttacttcctgtCTATTACCCccctttttatatattgggactacaaTAGCCGTCTTCAAATTTTTggcagtctcccccccccccccaccactaaaAATTACCAGTGATTCGTtaaacactatagagagtggcaggcACTGTGCTTCTGCtcattcctttagtatccaagggaagatttcatctgggcctacatcctttgtcacatccaactctagcaaaagcttccttgcatccccactggtaatcacaaatttTTTTAGTGGTTCCTATGTATTCCCTATTATCTCTGGACTTCCCATGGCTCTAGTACGAAGACCTTCGGAAACTAATTACTTCCTCGCacatttccttgtcgtttgtagtgaatctgtctttaATCTCAATTGAATTACCTgtacctttactgttgttttgtctcctgatgtggctgtgtagcaaTTTAGGCAGTTTTTGCCTTGCTTACGATGTCATTTTTCTTATTGCTCTTttgtctcttctcaacctgacatattcattcccggcactctggtatctttctctgctctaaagtggcctgttatttctataggttctccatgcccttttactttgctgcttagctagcctatatttctgattaaaccatgtgtttctcatctgcatttagttgttttccttttggaccagaacaaacttgtctgctgcgtccttacacttctgcgtgatgtagtccattatGTCTTGGGCTGACTTACCCTTGACCTTTTGTTTcctatgttatatctgttaggaattttttaTCTCCTCggtttcccttttggaatgccaaCCATTTGTTGTCAGTTCCCTtcctcgagttcattaacccttcttcgaccaaatactcaaacgtcagtacaatgTGATTGTTTATTCCTTCTCGGGACTCGAAACCGGTttaccttatgtcggagtcgttcagagttaaGACTAggtagtctcgctggttcatcgtttcctctaatTCTTATGTGTTCTCTGACATCTTGgctgtttcttgtcgccacctccaatagttcagCTCGTCATTTATCCTTGCCTCTATGCGGTTCCTTGCTCTCCCAGTCTAtaattccatgattgaagtccgcgATAATGTGCAATTGGTATCTATTTCTATGGCAGCAGAGGCTGCGCTCTCAATATGGTGTTAACTGCTATGTTGTCATACTCCTCCCTGGGTCTTCTATCGTTTGGTGGGGAAGGAGGGTATATATCATTGCTTCTACTGTTCTTGGtcttcccattgtcatggtgcctgttatgtagtttttgaatccctcgcagcctgggataaccatttccttgaaactccattcctttctcattagtagagtCACTctgcctccttcccatccttccttctctccttattactgtgtagttCTGGGGAAACACCACATTGGTATGACTCCTGAGAGGTTTGTAATCGAGTCAGAATACATCTGGGCTAacatcttgtgctctttcccttagttcacttgccttgcttgtaatcccatctatgttagagtACATAACCCTGGAATTGACTGTCCTTCCTCAGTTTGTTGattcccctgaagcagggaaacagggaggggaATCTGGGGTGTGCggaggctgggaggatctggtatggagaCGATGGTGGAGGAGGGATGACCTTGGGGTGGAAGAGATGGAGAGGCATGTGGGGTGAGTACAAATATATCAGTGTTTCTCCTGAGCTAGATCATAAACCGGAAGAGGTGTCAGCAGGGAAAAGCAGCATGTGCGTGCTTGAAGTCAAATAGGGAGTGTCGTCCGTCGTTCTGGTTCAGGTCAATTTTGGTCCGAGGACGGTCCCCAGCGGACCATCTCTAAGGGCTAGTGCGGCCCGGCCCCTAACTTGCTTACTCAAACTCATCGAGCTATTAGTACTCTCAACCCCCTCGCCTCCccgtcctatcttgaggttatcttgagttgatttcggggcttttagtgtccccgcggcccggtcctagaccaggcctccacccccaggaagcagcccgtgacagctgactaactcccaggtacctatttactgctaggtaacaggggcattcagggtgaaagaaactttgccatttgtttctgcctcgtgcgggaatcaaacccgcgccacagaattacgagtcctgcgcgctatccaccaggctacgaggccctcgtATCCTAGATCCCAGTAATCACAGCGTTACAGACACGGGTGCTGTGTCTACTGTGAAGGCATAGATGTAGATTGTTACAGAGCAACATTAATGTATTAGAATACTACGATATTGCTGAAATGTCAAACGGTCGAATTGAAAGTTCATTTTTTTCCGTCCTTGTCCCCTAATTAGGTCTAGTGTGGATCGAAACGTCACTTTCATGTGAGGTTTGATTATATCACAGTGGACTCAGTATACCCGACAGGAACGCCAGTTCAACGTTTGATAACTTATATTCTACGTCGAGCCAACGTTACTTTGATATAGTGTCCACTAGGACGTTTAACATTTTCCATTGTACATATTATACAGGCATCAAGCGTATCTTAAACATCAAAGACCTTTCATAACAACATATTACTCGAGTGTACATAGCAGAAACCTTTGATGTATTCAGTGGAACCTCGATCGTGGTACAGGTATTGTCTGCTCTAATAACCCTGTACACGCAGCCAGCATACAACTCTCAGTATACTGGCAGTCTTAGTTACGGACGAAGGCCTTTAAATACATGGGCTTAACATTAATAACTCTGTGGAAAGCATTATAATGATTAACACGCACTAATATGACAAGGTGCAAGAACTGTGCGATTTAAGACTACCAGTCGCCACGAGCATTTAACACCAATATTTATTTTCCTATTCAAGAACTATCAATAGACCATGCTTGTCAGGGCCCCATTTGCCGTCTCTGGGTTGTCAGTTGCAGACTATCAGGAGACTTTACTAGTTAGTAGTCTTGACACATTTTTAATGAACGAAGTAGTCTGCTGACTGGGAGATATAACACGGGCTGAGAGAAAACTTGCATGTCTTAAATCATGCGCATGTTCACTTTAAACCTTAAATTTGAAGTTACAAGACTGCATTGAAGGTCGTTTTTATGGAAGGAGCTTCAGTGTAGCTATTGATACAATAAAGTTTCAAttaggtaagtaattatcaaaagaaggcaccaaactgggaagattatgtagcaccatcatatgTGAGGAATAATCAGAggccactaaatatcaccaaggatgccaatacgataaCAGAAACACAcatggcgaacgatatcaaaagtatccgattcaccaagaattctatctagGGACAAGCGGCCACGATTGACGCTTTATGTAATGCTTTTtattcctttacggattatttctttcattattctttcctcttttttttttacgttcactgtgcatggttgatttgtaatataatcaaCCATGCaaagtgaacataaaaaagaggaaagaataatgaaagaaataatctgtaaaggagtaaaaagcattactcctaaccaaaacatagacctgatcatattctacaaaattaagaagacttccgaactctatcaaaaacagcccgaagtcgacggagaaccctctacaacagtcaagcgttgtatacatgtacacttgccccccacgatggatgtaaccttcaatctaagtacatacgtatgacgtcgaccaagctgacgaggcgtttgacatgccatcttcaatccggtgccaacaggaatcacatgagacaagcccatgacatcaccctaacaagagaaatgttgagcaaaaatacctgtataatacacaaaacccaagatgcaagaagattacaaattcttgaagcaattcacataagaatgaaACAACCTacaatgaacacccaaatcacggaactatttactctacccaccatgagagtcaggacaagaccagaacataacaatGCCAacgcagaagacactgttcaacataacaggccaattacacctgattaatctttgtatgtagatacgagctgcctcgtatgggccaataggccttccgcagttacctttattcttattttttttgtTCTTATGTGCTTCGCCCCTATTTATCCCCCTATGTATCCCCTTTGTTTTTACCTTTATTATTTTCTCATCTGACCCATTACGGTTATAAATCAAcgagttctgtaatttcttttcacttgagaatgaaccatggaggttcgaaacgttgtgcaaattgtataaacaggtgtaatacattctatagtaattcacttttttcttcaccttgaaataacgaaaatgagttttggagaactcctctttcagctaagccctgatgctaggaaaatagttagaggaatagaagccctaaatcagaagatagtaaatacagaatatgcggtcatattcaatgagacatgtttaaaagaaaacctactGTCAGTATACaccaattatttatatatatatatatatatatatatatatatatatatatatatatatatatatatatatatatatatatatatatatatataactgaaaactcacaccccagaagtgactcgaacccatactcccaggagcaacgcaactggtatgtacaagacgccttaatccacttgaccatcatgaccggacaaaatgaggtgatagcctaagctatttgaaccaccccaccaccggcaaacttcttgggtgtgagttttcagttgcatattgtcctggggaccattcaggcttgttcgcatttgtgctcctcacgtgtgccccaaagaatgaggtgatttggtaaaatgctatgcccaagattactatccgagtgccggcggtggggtggttcaaatagcttaggctatcacctcattttgtccggtcgtgatggtcaagtggattaaggcgtcttgtacataccagttgcgttgctcctgggagtatgggttcgagtcacttctggggtgtgagttttcagttgcatattgtcctggggaccattcaggcttgttcgcatatatatatatatatatatatatatatatatatatatatatatatatatatatatataatatatatatatatatatatgtttatgtatatatatgtatatgtatatatatgtatatatatatatatatatatatgtatatatatgtatatgtatatatatgtatatgtatatatatgtatatgtatatatatgtatatgtatatatatgtatatgtatatatatgtatatgtatatgtatatatatgtatatgtatatatatgtatatatatgtatatatatatgtgtatatatatatatatatatgtatatatatatgtatatatatatatatatatatatatatatatatatatgtatatatatatgtgtatatatatatatatatatatatatgtatatatatatgtatatatatataatatatatatatatatatatatatatatatatatatatatatatatatacatatatatatacatatatatatatatatatatatatatatacacatatatatatacatatatatatatatatatatatatatatatatatatatatacatatatatatacatatatatatatatatacacatatatatatacatatatatacatatatatacatatacatatatatacatatacatatacatatatatacatatacatatatatacatatacatatatatacatatacatatatatacatatacatatatatacatatacatatatatacatatatatatatatatatacatatatatacatatacatatatatacataaacatatatatatatatatatattatatatatatatatatatatatatatatatatatatatatatatatatatatatatatatatatatatatatatatatatatatatatatgcgaacaagcctgaatggtccccaggacaatatgcgactGAAAATGTTGCagcatgtgcaacagatggtgctgtttaaaataaaaataaacatattacctgtcacaggtgttgcatttgtatattgttgaccaaaccacacactagaaagtgaagggacgacaatgttttggtccatcctggaccattatcatgtcgattgattgattgatttcaagttgcatctatacttatactcacgaaatgaacggtatggtaaaccaaacagctcaattctaacgcaatattacacaaaataatgaaatcaaaatgaaaataaattgaaatctatgaaaattcagtttgttattgcaatcggaaacattgaaatggaatcataacatatttagtatagtgtgtgttgctcttacatgtaaCAGGAGGCACTGTTTCATAAAAAAAAGTGTTTTACCCGTCACAGGTGTAGCATTTATACCTATACTTactaaatgaacggtatggtaaacaacacatctcaattctaacgcaatgtcatacaaaataattaaatcaaaatgaaaataaatcaaaataaatatttaacttatataagtatatatatatatacttgcatcTGTTAATGCAGGACACGTTAGAATTTGTTTGGCAACATATAACATTGCTCGCTTCACAATAAAACTACACGTCTATGCATTAATATATGAGCAAATATAATTTGCTCGTATATTTTCAGTATTTTCAACTGAAGGTGTGGTAGTCGGGTCGCCAAGGTGCTGGTGAAGTGAGTGCCTTACAGGAAACATACTGAAAGGTAATGGGCCACTTGTGGGCCACTTGTGGGCTACGTGTGGGCCACGTGTGGGCCCACACGTGTTTGCTATCATTCACGCGTTTAATGCACCGTGAATGATAGTTAACGAAGGTTTAACTTTTGCATGATTCTCAGGTGAATGAACAATTACTTTCTGACTCTGCTGCCTAACTCGCTCAATAGATGGCGTGCTAACTGCGATATTACGTTCAGGCAACTCTGGTTATGTGTGGCAGTTGTCGGCTTAGTGTGATATCCCGACCAGTGAGTCCTTGTTGATAGTTTACAAGCGAGGTTGGTCAGTGGGTGTTGGTCAGTCTGCTCTCTTCTTTCGTTTGGTGAAGATCTGATTCCAatcttgtgtttaattatgtctaTGAAGGCGAGTAAGATTGTTAAGTGTGTGTTTAGCTCATTTATCATTGACTAAATCGAATGTTTCTTGTTAGTTTATGCGGTCTTGGGTATTGTATGGAAGTATACTGAAACAGTTGAAGGTTACTATAACATTATAGCTTTGATACAGTAACTTTGAATTACTCGGTCGTATGACTTAATTCTGTATTGAACAGATGGCCGTAACGCTGATTTGGATGGGACTTGTGGGTCTCCTAGCAATGGGTGTAGACTCTCAAGGGAAATCTACCGTCTTAACTCCTCACGATGAGACTGGACCCCTCGCCAACGTCTCTACTAACGCCACGACAAAACGACCGAGGGACGTGATGGGAGGTTATCTCTCGACTCGGTGAGTAAACTGAACTGCACCGTTAATTCTTTTAAGAATTTTTACCACATTCGTGCGAATAATTTTTTTATCTTCCTTAGGCCTCATGTTTCCTTCAGTGTGAAAATGGCTACAGAGAAACTTACGGCCGTCGCTCATCTTCATTTTCAGGTAAATAACATTACTTTTTATTAATAAAAACTCTAAAGCATGAGGTTTAGCAGCCTGCTGTAATAAAAGTACCACATGCACTACGTAACTTCGTAACGGGACatgtaaagacttcaaatacacgcCACTTGTATACACGCCGCATGGCACGTTTAAACACCTTAAAAATACAGCCATAACTTCAAAAAGTTCTCTAAAAGATCTTCCCTAATAAGGTCTAATGACAAACTTGTGTATTTTCAGGGTATGAGGTATAGAAAAGAAATGATTACAAACTCGCTAGAAACGGTTAAAAGGCTATATACTGATTAACACGGGATGGCGTTCTAGTTTGTCTCGGTTAGGTATTATATTCACATGGCAATTAGTGTTTTCTAAATTTCTAATTTGATCTTCTCGGTCTGGATTCCTGATGGCTCTTAATATGTCGAACGCGAGATCCTCCTATTCGTCCTGAGAACTCTTTATTTAAATTGTGGCATTTTGTCGAACTATCAAATTGCATCTTTTTCATTAAAAGTAAACTCTGATATTAAGTAGAATAATTTTTTCTCTGTAGAAGAAACTAAATTGGTTAACGACTACTATTCACCACTACAGGAAGTGTTGACCAACACAGGAGGCGGCTGGGACACTACAACCAGTGAATTCTTGGCTCCTATTCCTGGAGGATATTTCTTCACTTTCAACGCTGTTGGTGACCGCACCAGCGACTTCACGTGAGTAGTTCACACCCCATTTGACCTACCAAAGTGCAGAGATGGAATAAGTGCCTAAAATATTTGTCTAATTTAAATTTCCGTTTACAGAATGTCGTTGACCAAAAATGGCGTCAATCAGGCGAGTGCTTACGGGACGATGCCGACCTTCGAACACGCGGGTAACTCGGTGTTCCTGGAGCTCAAGAGTCTCGACAAGATATCTTTAGAGTTGCAGCAGGGCAGCATCTACGAACACCCGGGCAACGAAACCTATACATCCTTCGTGGGTTTTCTTCTTTACCGCTTGTAATAGTTTAGTCTAATGTGAAGTGCCTTTATACCAATTAAATTGCATTGTATCATGTTAATTTTAATTTGTTGCCCATAGCTCGTATAGTGTCGCTTAGTCCTTAAACATGTTTGAAATGTGACTTGGAAAAAACTTGGCAAAAAGTTAGAATCTACCATGCATGGGATGAAATGAAAGATTGAAACTATAAACTAGTGTGCCTTAACATGGGTTAACCATCCGTATGGTTAACTAGCCTGTCCTCCTGAAGTGGCCAAACTTCAAGAAAAATAACTTTTCAAGTGCCCTAACCAACCAAAGGACCTAAAAAGGGCAGGATGTAACTATCGCGACCCACTTCACTTTTCTACTGCAATTCTTGGCCTCTTGTAACGCATAAGTGAAATGACTTGTAACAGCACTGCTTGTGTTGACAAGCATAATACTTCCTAAAAGACTTTAGGGGTGACTTGTACGTTGTCCCTCTTTCCCCTCTTAACTCTCCCGGCACAATCTTTTGAGGTTGCTTACTAGTTAACCAGAGAAGTGATTAACCTTAAAACGCAAAGAAACTTAAATAGCAAatggaaacttggctaaatatgtAAAATACTCCTTTGATGGGTGAAGGATGTGTAAAGTATTGCAAAAAAAATTCCTAACTTCACGGATGCAAGTAACCATTTTTAACCATGGGGGCAAGAATTACCAgtattgggggggaggggggccttaATGTGTGAACACTAACAATAAGAGTACATTAATCAAATGTTTGCCAGATGACTTTGGAGGGAGAGACTAATCCACATGCATTTCCTAAGAGGCCGGACAGTGGAAAGATTCTCACCTTGGTTTGGAAATGTTTCCTACCTTGGCTCCCTATGGAGGATCTCGCCTGCATATAGTAATAAATTTtccgcttggggggggggggggggggcatccttcctctcgcctctgtcgtgctttaacttttacccctcctgtggttcctgttcctcttcaccacctccctctttctgtccggttatctcgcttacaggattctctttccgttcgtgtttctaatgtttctcctcgtggtgttccttctttgcccccgtggagagtcccccttccgcagttttgtacatccttgacccacatcactaaagcttttacccctcctacagttctaaaacgccttttcctcgagcacttttcttctcactcccgctccgtttctgtcttcaccgatgggtctaagtcagcggacggtgttggctactctgttgtttttcctgatcgcacttatatgtgtcgcttgcctccggagactagcatctttacagcggaactttatgctattctctatgctcttcgtctcctgctttctcgttgtcagtcttcctttgtggttgttgttgactctcgtagtgccctcatggctctcgggtgctttaatccagttcatccggtagttgtcgagatccagcattggctgtttctcgttcacagtaaatttaagtcggttgagttttgttgggttcccagccatattggcgtgtctttaaatgagcgtgcggatgctgccgctaaggaagctgtccgctcttgtcccatctctcgtaaaggcattccgtattcagacttttacccggttatccattcctcggtccttacccgttggcaggcttcttggttgtctgttactggtaacaagctacgtactcttaagtgttgtgtttcctcgtggccgtcctactTCCACCgtgaccggcggtgggaaacagctctagcgaggttgcgtattggccatactcgcttaacccatggtcacttgatggagcgccgccctgctccttattgtcctagttgcattgtccctcttacggtcgtgcatgtccttcttgaatgtcctgacttccaggacgagcgtgtgtcttgctttccgaccgcccctcgcggtcacctgtccctcgatagaattcttggtgactcggatacttttgatatcgttcgccttatgcgtttttgttctcgtattggcatccttggtgatatttagcgccctctgattattttgcgtatttgatggtgctacatagccttcccggtttggtgccttcttttgataattacttacttacttacttacccctcctacggttctaaaacgcctcttccttgagcacttttcttctcattccCGCTCAGTTtctatcttcactgatgggtctaagtctgcggacggtgttggctactctgttgtttttcctgatcgcaattatgtgtcgcttacctccggagactagcatcttcacagcggagctttatgctattctctatgctcttcgtctcctgctttctcgttgtctatcttcctttgttgttgactctcgaagtgccctcatggctctcgggtcctttaatccggttcatccagtagttgtagagatccagcattggccgtttcttgttcacagtaaatttaagtcagttgagttttgttgggttcccagccatattggtgtctttaaatgagcgtgcggatgctgccgccaaggaatccgttcgctcttgtcccatctctcgtgaaggtattccgtattctgacttttaccaggttatccattcctccgtccttacccgttggcaggcttcttggttgtctgttactggtaacaaactacgtactcttaaatgttttctcgtggccgtcctccttccaccgtagccggcgatgggaaacggctctggcgaggatgcgtattggccatactcgcttaaaccatggtcacttgatggagcgctgccctgctccttattgtcctaattgcattgtccctcttacgatcGTGCATGTCCATCTTGAATGTCtctacttccaggacgagcgcgtcttgctttccgaccgcccctcgcagtcgcctgtccctcaatggaattcttggcgactcggatacttttgatatcgttcgccttatgcgtttttgttctcgtattggcatccttggtgatatttagcgccctctgattattccgcacatttgatggtgctacatagccttcccggtttggtgcattTTGATAATTACTAGTGTAGTTTcctcctggacccccccccccacgtttgtttgcgtaccacccatgATAGTTCCCTGTCATTCTTCTTGATTTTGGAGGTAGTGATACCTCCCAGAGCTCTCCAGTCTTTCTGctgcgtgaggtgcatttcacgtagGTTTTCCTCGTGTCTCTTGGTtatgggactaacctagtggaaTACCTGTACTCTTTCCaacttagtcttgtgcttgacaaagtacgggctctatgctgggaccacatactcaga
The sequence above is drawn from the Procambarus clarkii isolate CNS0578487 chromosome 49, FALCON_Pclarkii_2.0, whole genome shotgun sequence genome and encodes:
- the LOC123763431 gene encoding C1q-related factor, giving the protein MSMKMAVTLIWMGLVGLLAMGVDSQGKSTVLTPHDETGPLANVSTNATTKRPRDVMGGYLSTRPHVSFSVKMATEKLTAVAHLHFQEVLTNTGGGWDTTTSEFLAPIPGGYFFTFNAVGDRTSDFTMSLTKNGVNQASAYGTMPTFEHAGNSVFLELKSLDKISLELQQGSIYEHPGNETYTSFVGFLLYRL